The following proteins come from a genomic window of Miscanthus floridulus cultivar M001 chromosome 2, ASM1932011v1, whole genome shotgun sequence:
- the LOC136533766 gene encoding uncharacterized protein: MSGGFFRGTSADQDTRFSNKQAKLLKTQKFAPELDHLVDMSKVKMDVMKPWIAKRVTELLGFEDEVLINFIYGLLEEKEADGKKIQIQLTGFMEKNTVKFMKELWSLLLSAQQNASGVPQQFLDEKEAEIQQKKAEDDRIAQEIQKKREKEGRDSELEKNKITDGDAGNSRSYGDPVGSALNSTDFNADEEKDNDFKRSLRPKNRGSRRSRSISLSPRGRQRSISPRNNSRSPPRRSRSIDRHRRSSRRSTSPRRSVSPRRHSPRSTPSISRRRSPYSRRGSPSLSRYPSPSSRRRSPLRRKSPSSGPRRSPSPRHRRSPARAPRRSPSPTSRRSPVRRRFSPGRRPSPSPARRRPRSPSPGKRRPRSPSPGRRGPRSPSPGRRRPRSPSPRWRRPRSPSPGWRRPRSPSPGRRRPRSPSPGRRRPRSPSPGSRKPWSPSPIRRRSPSPKRRRRSPSSPKTRSANRRSSPQGRRNISLNTSRSPNRSRRSLSRDIEKETNGTPFMKDRGLHPRGQEQKSDDDNDRDGARIGGHHFPDSEHRLSKSLRSPNYEERNSTRDSSFMNSGKPVPSQGSTDTSGDEEGSRARENARKANSARRKTKDFSAGLQLKKIGAGDSSPREKSPFSLRQSGKGVPKKHPDQLSESSEDELVGRRTKRQTDSPEDPRGKQRSPTRIENDESKDGRNSEHVMRGLHDESDDAIDAKKYLSKVNEDSHSEDGSPLKKTKKRTYGNSHIDSGSSGSEEPDKHRSHSEKRRHKKAHKHRKQYDGSSESDSEPDGKEAKRRRKEEKRLRKEERRRRREERHRRRAERHASKQKLKNTDTATVPSDSEKDRDSDSDVAVRKRGSHAGREESDQKKLEIELREKALESLRAKKAIN; encoded by the exons ATGTCGGGCGGCTTCTTCCGG GGGACGTCCGCTGACCAGGACACGCGCTTCTCCAACAAGCAAGCCAAGCTACTCAAGACGCAGAAGTTCGCACCCGAGCTTGACCATCTG GTGGatatgtcaaaggtcaagatggACGTGATGAAGCCCTGGATTGCCAAGCGGGTCACTGAGCTCCTTGGGTTCGAGGATGAGGTTCTCATCAACTTCATCTATGGCCTCCTCGAGGAGAAG GAAGCAGATGGAAAGAAGATTCAGATCCAGCTGACAGGGTTCATGGAGAAGAACACAGTGAAGTTCATGAAGGAGCTCTGGAGCCTCCTCCTCAGTGCACAGCAGAATGCCAGTGGGGTGCCTCAACAGTTTCTTGATGAAAAGGAGGCTGAGATACAGCAGAAAAAG GCAGAGGATGATAGGATTGCACAGGAGATCCAAAAGAAGCGAGAGAAAGAGGGAAGGGACTCCGAACTGGAAAAGAACAAAATTACG GATGGGGATGCTGGTAACTCAAGATCCTATGGTGATCCAGTTGGCTCTGCTTTAAATAGTACAGATTTCAATGCCGACGAAGAAAAAGACAATGATTTCAAGCGCAGCTTAAGACCAAAGAACAG GGGAAGTCGCAGATCCAGGAGCATATCTTTGTCGCCACGTGGTAGGCAAAGATCTATTTCTCCCAGAAATAATTCTCGTTCTCCTCCTAGGCGTTCCCGCTCTATTGATAGACACCGTAGGTCATCACGGCGTTCAACTTCACCTAGACGTTCTGTTTCTCCCCGAAGGCATTCTCCAAGAAGCACACCTTCAATTTCTAGAAGGAGATCACCTTACTCAAGGAGAGGGTCACCTTCCTTGTCAAGATATCCATCCCCATCTTCACGCCGGAGGTCTCCTCTTCGCAGAAAGTCACCATCATCTGGGCCACGAAGGTCACCTTCTCCTCGCCATCGTCGTTCACCAGCTCGTGCACCAAGGAGATCACCATCTCCTACAAGTCGAAGGTCTCCTGTTCGACGCAGATTCTCACCAGGTAGACGTCCATCTCCATCCCCAGCAAGGCGCAGGCCAAGGTCCCCATCTCCAGGAAAGCGCAGGCCAAGGTCTCCATCTCCAGGAAGGCGCGGGCCAAGGTCCCCATCTCCAGGAAGGCGCAGGCCACGGTCCCCATCACCAAGATGGCGCAGGCCACGGTCCCCGTCCCCAGGATGGCGCAGGCCACGGTCCCCGTCCCCAGGAAGGCGCAGGCCACGGTCCCCGTCCCCAGGAAGGCGCAGGCCACGGTCCCCATCCCCAGGAAGCCGCAAACCATGGTCTCCATCTCCAATAAGACGTCGGTCCCCGTCTCCAAAACGCCGGAGGAGATCACCAAGTTCACCGAAGACTCGTTCTGCAAATCGTCGTTCGTCTCCACAGGGAAGGAG GAATATCAGTCTGAACACTAGCAGGAGTCCTAATCGTTCTCGCAGGAGTTTAAGTAGAGACATCGAGAAAGAAACAAATGGCACCCCTTTCATGAAAGACAGAGGATTGCACCCAAG GGGCCAAGAACAAAAAtcagatgatgataatgatagggATGGTGCAAGGATTGGTGGTCATCATTTCCCAGATTCTGAGCATAGATTGTCAAAATCCTTGAGGTCTCCTAACTATGAAGAAAGGAACTCCACACGTGATAG CTCTTTCATGAACTCAGGCAAACCTGTACCTAGTCAGGGCAGCACAGATACAAGTGGAGATGAGGAAGGCAGTCGTGCTAG AGAGAATGCCCGGAAAGCAAATTCAGCTCGTAGGAAAACAAAGGATTTCTCGGCAGGCCTGCAACTTAAGAAAATCGGTGCTGGTGACTCAAGCCCTAGAGAAAAATCTCCATTCAGTTTACGACAGAG TGGCAAGGGTGTCCCGAAGAAACACCCTGATCAACTGTCAGAATCATCAGAAGACGAGCTTGTTGGTAGAAGAACAAAGCGTCAAACTGATTCTCCTGAAGACCCTCGTGGGAAACAGCGTTCCCCTACTAGAATTGAAAATGATGAGTCAAAGGATGGTAGAAACAGTGAGCATGTCATGAGAGGTTTGCATGATGAGTCTGATGATGCTATTGATGCAAAGAAATATTTATCTAAAGTCAATGAGGACTCCCACTCAGAAGATGGAAGTCCTTTGAAAAAAACTAAGAAAAGAACGTATGGTAATAGCCACATTGATTCTGGTAGTTCAGGGTCTGAAGAACCTGACAAACATAGATCCCACTCTGAGAAGCGAAGGCACAAGAAAGCTCATAAGCATAGGAAACAGTATGATGGTAGTTCTGAGTCTGATTCTGAGCCAGATGGCAAAGaggcaaagaggagaaggaaggaaGAGAAGAGGCTAAGAAAAGAGGAAAGACGTCGAAGACGTGAAGAGCGACACCGCAGAAGGGCGGAACGCCATGCCAGCAAACAAAAATTAAAGAACACTGATACTGCTACTGTGCCTTCAGACTCTGAGAAGGATCGGGATTCTGATTCAGATGTTGCTGTTAGGAAAAGAGGTTCTCATGCTGGCAGAGAAGAGTCTGATCAGAAGAAACTAGAAATTGAACTTCGTGAGAAGGCCCTTGAATCTCTTAGAGCAAAGAAAGCCATCAACTAG
- the LOC136540183 gene encoding AT-hook motif nuclear-localized protein 22-like: MGSLDGHSLQGHHGYAHSHVGAGPHSSNNNDDEDDASPPPAGAGAGGAGPRRQRGRPPGSKNKPKPPVVVTRESPNAMRSLVLEIASGADIVDAIAGFSRRRQRGVSVLSGTGAVTNVTLRQPAGAGAAAVALRGRFEILSMSGAFLPAPAPPGATGLAVYLAGGQGQVVGGRVMGELIASGPVMVIAATFGNATYERLPLDQDAEEGAVLSGSSEGAATAQQLEQQQSSGGPVVPPSSMYAVPQTPPHDMFGQWGHAAVTRPPPTSF; the protein is encoded by the coding sequence ATGGGGAGCCTCGACGGCCACTCGCTGCAGGGCCACCACGGCTACGCCCACTCCCACGTCGGCGCGGGCCCccacagcagcaacaacaacgacgacgaggacgacgcgTCGCCCCCGCCTGCCGGTGCCGGGGCGGGAGGCGCAGGTCCTCGCCGGCAGCGGGGGAGGCCCCCGGGGTCCAAGAACAAGCCGAAGCCGCCCGTGGTGGTGACGCGGGAGAGCCCCAACGCGATGCGCTCCCTCGTGCTGGAGATCGCCAGCGGCGCCGACATCGTGGACGCCATCGCGGGCTTctcccgccgccgccagcgcggCGTCTCCGTGCTCAGCGGGACCGGCGCGGTCACCAACGTCACGCTGCGGCAGCCCGCGGGGGCCGGCGCCGCGGCCGTCGCACTGCGCGGCCGGTTCGAGATACTGTCCATGTCCGGGGCTTTCctcccggcgccggcgccgccggggGCCACGGGGCTCGCCGTGTACCTGGCGGGAGGGCAGGGGCAGGTGGTGGGCGGGAGGGTCATGGGGGAGCTCATCGCGTCCGGCCCGGTCATGGTGATCGCCGCCACGTTCGGCAACGCCACCTACGAGAGGCTGCCGCTGGACCAGGACGCCGAGGAGGGCGCCGTGCTGTCCGGGTCGTCCGAGGGCGCCGCCACCGCGCAGCAGCTGGAGCAGCAGCAGAGCAGCGGGGGCCCCGTCGTGCCGCCGTCGTCCATGTACGCCGTCCCGCAGACGCCGCCGCACGACATGTTCGGCCAGTGGGGGCACGCGGCTGTGACGCGGCCACCGCCGACGTCGTTCTAG